A single Lactuca sativa cultivar Salinas chromosome 8, Lsat_Salinas_v11, whole genome shotgun sequence DNA region contains:
- the LOC111907641 gene encoding chaperone protein dnaJ 20, chloroplastic → MNTKSFLYGIQSLSVSSSKPLISSLPPHISFKFNNTHVKISQISIRTPRITTKVSASASASTAANGYCIPAQVKETLYDLLGISENGTLSEIKQAYKQLALKYHPDVSPPERMEEYTVRFIRVQEAYETLSDPEARSMYDSCMAKGLHLAFSGKSGTRFESRSDDKSRWKETWKVQLSELRRRSRVSSSRVDSATGMSWAARIRSQGSKPSANGADQAQ, encoded by the coding sequence ATGAACACCAAATCTTTTCTTTACGGGATCCAATCGCTCTCAGTTTCATCCAGTAAGCCGCTGATTTCATCACTCCCACCTCatatttctttcaaattcaacaATACCCATGTCAAAATATCTCAGATTTCGATTCGAACACCACGTATAACAACCAAAGTCTCCGCCTCCGCCTCCGCCTCCACCGCTGCAAACGGCTATTGCATACCGGCCCAGGTGAAGGAGACATTATATGATCTACTTGGTATATCGGAGAACGGGACACTCTCCGAGATCAAACAAGCTTACAAGCAACTGGCGCTAAAGTACCATCCGGACGTATCGCCGCCGGAAAGGATGGAGGAGTACACTGTAAGGTTTATAAGGGTACAGGAAGCTTACGAGACCTTATCCGATCCGGAAGCTAGATCCATGTATGATAGTTGTATGGCGAAGGGCTTACACCTGGCCTTTTCAGGTAAGAGTGGAACCCGATTTGAATCGAGATCCGATGATAAAAGCCGGTGGAAGGAGACGTGGAAGGTGCAGTTATCGGAGCTGAGGCGGCGGAGCAGGGTGAGTTCGAGCAGAGTGGATTCCGCGACGGGGATGTCGTGGGCAGCTCGGATCCGGAGTCAAGGGAGCAAACCGTCGGCTAACGGGGCGGATCAAGCCCAATAA